Genomic window (Drosophila sulfurigaster albostrigata strain 15112-1811.04 chromosome 2R, ASM2355843v2, whole genome shotgun sequence):
GGCTTCCTTCTCATCATTCTTCTCTTCCTCACTGACCAAACGATCCCAGTTCTTTACTTGACGCGTCGGTGGCGGAGCATCGGATGTCACATTGCTAGCCTTCTGTTCGAGCGCATCCCAGCGCACTCCGGTTTCTTTGGCCAAAGTGATTTCAACCTTGGACGGAAATGCTTTGTGTGATGAGCGCTCGACAACAATGGGATGGAGCAGTTGAAGCGTCAGTTCGTAACCATCTGCAGTCATATGTACTTTTTCGGCATCAATATTTACAGCGTAATTCTTCTCAGTTGCGTTCTTCAAAAGCACGGTTATGACCACCTTTGTCTCGGATTGATACCAATCATAACGCACTGACATTTTGCctattattttgcaaaaatgtaaCGAAGttagtataatttttaaatatagataaatatttcTGTTCTGTCAGTCTTTACTTTTTACTGAATGAGGGGAAATGTCTAGAAACTAAATAGCGTTGCCACTTACAACAAAATCAGCTGTTTTGACAAAATGGCAGCCTCGATTGCCACTTGTACAAAATGTACCATTTTGATTTTGACTTTTAAGAAAATGTAccaatttgaatgaaattgcACCAAGAATTATAACATAAATGTATGCATTaagcatacataaataaaaatcgtcAATGATACacgtttttaaaatataattcagaATTTACACAATACAGCGCCCCATTTGGTATAAGATactgaaaataacaaaaagtgttttttgtttggtatttatGTAAGCTTAAAAGAACATTTCAAAAGCcgttacacatttttttaagcatttttcataacaattttattaaattagaaattccCATAATTTGTAGTGGAATCAAAATAGGGAAAATGTTCTAtgcaaagttttaattttttaaaaacatcGAATTGCaagctttatttaaaaatggatACATCGATAGTGCTATAGAAGTTTATCCAGTAGAGAATCTCGacctttatattattttcgcgaattaaaaatttttttaacagcagacataaaaattgtttcagaagctttacaaaaattaagcgGATACTTTTCAGAATTTTTTTGTAAGAATTTCTGGATTGTACAGTATTTTGTAATGGTGTTCTTTAGGACATTTGTCGGT
Coding sequences:
- the LOC133839386 gene encoding LOW QUALITY PROTEIN: protein SGT1 homolog (The sequence of the model RefSeq protein was modified relative to this genomic sequence to represent the inferred CDS: deleted 2 bases in 1 codon) — protein: MSVRYDWYQSETKVVITVLLKNATEKNYAVNIDAEKVHMTADGYELTLQLLHPIVVERSSHKAFPSKVEITLAKETGVRWDALEQKASNVTSDAPPPTRQVKNWDRLVSEEEKNDEKEAKGEAALNQLFKKIYNSSTPEVQKAMNKSFSESGGTVLSTNWNEVGKEKVDVKPPEGTEFRQWDK